TTCCGCAATGAAGGCAATTCTTTGGGAACTTGACGATCGCTCGACGCAAACAGAAACACGCGCCCCCCATCCGCATACTCGCCGTGCCTGTTACAGCGTCCTGCCGCCTGGGCAATCGAATCAACCCCAGCCATATCACGGTAAACGACGTGGAAGGAGAGGTCAACCCCGGCCTCCACCACCGGTGTCGCCACCAGTACAACAGGCTCACCGAGGCGCAAGCGCTCTTTCACCAGATCCAAAATGCGCTTGCGATCCACGGGCCGCATCCGCGCGGACAAATGGAACAATCCGTCCCTGTCCACCTGCTCTTTCTGCGCCAGAGCTCCATACACCGCCTGCGCCTGCGCCGTCAAATTGACAATCAACAGGCATGAGGGCAGAGACTCGCTGACCACGTGTTCCACCAGTGTCTCCACATCGAGTTCGCCCAGGCTGGACAATTTCACACGCTTCATACAGGAAAACAACCGTTCTTCCATCTCCTGCCCCAGCAGACTTTTTTGTTCACCATGATCCCAGCCTATCGGGAAATCATCCGACTTTTCAAGCGGTGGCTGGGTCGCCGTGCAAAGCACTACAGTCGAACCATAGTCGCGGTGGAGCCCCTGCATCGCCAGCAGGCATGGAGACAACAAGGATACGGGCAAGGTCTGCGCTTCATCGAAAATCACGACAGCCTGAGCCATCCGGTGCAATTTGCGGCAGGCAGAGGGATGGTTGGAAAACAGGGACTCAAAAAACTGTACGCCCGTTGTCAGAATTAGGGGAGCATCCCAGTTTTCAGCAAGCACAGTCGGGTTTAGAGAATCACCATCCTCATCCTTCTTGTCGGGAACATCGATATTGGAATGGTGCTCCAATACGCAGGAAACATTCAATTCCTTCGACAAACGCTCAAAAACCTGACGAAACTCGGAAGCCGTCTGGTCGATAATACTCGTGTAGGGAATCACATAAATCACACGCTTCAATCCATGTGCCAAAGCATGCTTCAAGGCAAAACTGAGGGATGAGAGCGTCTTGCCTCCTCCGGTGGGCACATTCAGACGATAAATTCCCGGGTCGCCGGATGCCTGTTCCAAGCAGGAATGGTGAATTTTCCGTCTCAAGGACGAAATGGGAGAACCATCATTCTTCTCCTCCTTTTCCCTAAGGTTTTCCTCCAACTCCCGGCTCATTTGTTGCAGGATATCTTCCGGCCAAACGGGGCGGTTCCTATACGAGTCAGGAGACCTAAACTCTTCAGATGCCAAACAGTCCGCGTCAACGAGGCAAGAAAACAACATTCTCACCTGCATCGCGACCGCAAATCCGTGCCTTTCGCAAGAGCCCCCAATCATACACGGGTGAATTCCCGGCACACTCCCTTTTTCTCCGGAGCAAATACGATGTGCGGCCTCCCCCCAACTCTTAGCAAGAGTCCCCGGCTCCAGCAGGCTGGCAGGAGCATGGCTTTTCCATTCCCCGATCTCCTTGAGCAACCTGATGTTGAAAAGGCTATCGCCATCAGGCAAACCGGAATGATGCCCTGCAATCACATAGGCAAACAAATCAGAAATAGGACTCAGGTCAGCAGGAAATAAAGTATCTACAGCATAGCGAGCCCCAACGATCGCATGATCCACACTGCCTCTCACCACAGAATCTCCGTCAGCGGATTTCTCCAGATAGACCTGGAACTCATTGAGGAACTTCCCCAAATCATGCCACAAGCCCGCCATCCTGCCGCACTCCCCCCAAACATGGGGGAAATAAGGTGATACACCGGAAGCAAAACAAGAGGCCAAACGGGCACACCTATTCAAATGCCCGACTATGGGGACATCCCAACCATCTGTATACAAAGGTTCCCATAAACTCTTGTCTTCCTGTTTGGTATGAGCGTAATACATCATCAAAAAATTTACACTTTCTAAAAAATAAAAGAAATATTAAAAAACAAGAAAGTTTTGTCCGCCCTCAATTAACCTATCCGACAATGGAATCAATTTTCAGATTAACAAACACAAGATATGTGACGTTTGAATTCATAAAAGTAGATTTTCTTACTAATCTTACATTTTCATAAATAATCTTTGCTTGAATTTCAAGTCCTCGGTCAATTCGACATCATCTCTTTCATTCTCTGACGTTACGCCATAGTACACCCATCGAAATGACATGACAATTTTAAATCATGTCGTTTCTCCTCTCCGTGTCTCTTGGGAGGAGATTCAACTAAATTGGCTCCAACATCCTGAATTGTGTAGCAACCATCCTATCCTCCTTGAACCACCTTCGGCATCCTCATCCTTCAAAGTAACAGGCCGGTATCAATAATGAAGCCGCCCCACGAATCGTGAAGCGGCTCACTGAGTTATAATTTGACGGACGTCATGCGTCCTCTCCGACCGACATTAGCGGCGGAGGCCAAGACGCTGAATCAGAGTAGTGTACTGTTCAACACTTTCGCGCTTGAGATAGTCAAGCAGCTTGCGGCGGCGGGCAACCATGGCAAGCAGACCACGACGAGATGAAGCATCGTGCTTGTTTTGACCAAGGTGTTCCGTCAGGTGCTTGATGCGCTTGGTGAGACTGGCCACCTGGTAGCTGCAGCTGCCGGTGTCAGTTTCGTGCATCTTGTAGTCCTGCAAATTGATTTCTTCGCTCATTGATTTGTGTTTCCTTAATTAGTTTATTAGCTCGTGGCAGCGGCTAAATTGGACACATTGAGGACCGCCAGTATGGTTAATACCAGTCAATTGGCAACAATAATCTCACGTCAGCCGGACAAATTCGCGGCAATTTGAAGATTTCCATCATCACGAATTGCCGAACGTCCGTCAATTTGCTACAAAGTAAAGCCGTGAACCGGACGACTATCCCTGCCGCATTGTGCGCCGCCCTCTTTCTCGCTTCCTGTTCCCAGGAACCGAAAGAAGCCGAGAAAACCGTAAGTACCCCCGTATACGTTGGTAAAGTCGACCATGTGTACAAAAATTACAACTATGTACTGATCCGCCTGTTCGGAGCCGTCCCGGAAGCAGGAACAACGTTGATTTCCCAATCTCCGGAAGGAGAGGCCAGCTCCCGCATCGCCAATCTCGTCGTCACGGCGGAACGCATCGGCAGGCTCCGAGTTCCGGCCGACATCCGAAGCGGTTCCGTAGAAGAAGGGGATATCGTCTTCCGCTACCAGAACCTGGCCGAACCCGAAAGCCGGGAACAAACTTCCGACGACAGCAAGGAAAAAGAAGTCACTCCTGTCACGATACCATCCGATACAACGGATACAGATGCCGCTCATTCCGGTAACGAAGGCATTATCGGA
This is a stretch of genomic DNA from Akkermansia sp. N21116. It encodes these proteins:
- the cas3 gene encoding CRISPR-associated helicase Cas3', encoding MMYYAHTKQEDKSLWEPLYTDGWDVPIVGHLNRCARLASCFASGVSPYFPHVWGECGRMAGLWHDLGKFLNEFQVYLEKSADGDSVVRGSVDHAIVGARYAVDTLFPADLSPISDLFAYVIAGHHSGLPDGDSLFNIRLLKEIGEWKSHAPASLLEPGTLAKSWGEAAHRICSGEKGSVPGIHPCMIGGSCERHGFAVAMQVRMLFSCLVDADCLASEEFRSPDSYRNRPVWPEDILQQMSRELEENLREKEEKNDGSPISSLRRKIHHSCLEQASGDPGIYRLNVPTGGGKTLSSLSFALKHALAHGLKRVIYVIPYTSIIDQTASEFRQVFERLSKELNVSCVLEHHSNIDVPDKKDEDGDSLNPTVLAENWDAPLILTTGVQFFESLFSNHPSACRKLHRMAQAVVIFDEAQTLPVSLLSPCLLAMQGLHRDYGSTVVLCTATQPPLEKSDDFPIGWDHGEQKSLLGQEMEERLFSCMKRVKLSSLGELDVETLVEHVVSESLPSCLLIVNLTAQAQAVYGALAQKEQVDRDGLFHLSARMRPVDRKRILDLVKERLRLGEPVVLVATPVVEAGVDLSFHVVYRDMAGVDSIAQAAGRCNRHGEYADGGRVFLFASSDRQVPKELPSLRKAQAATRDVLGSVDVADLLEPHAVDLFFEHYYQDHKDSTDRWDTPGIVEKTATGASNPTKMYRNMKFKAVAESFQMIPEQQHRIMIVRAGEKEAEAIYQEFKWREQAGLMPPRDLYQKAGWWSVNVYDNDWVALQHGKVEKFARETIFIVPAGDDIYDANIGFLSSKLWDPNWKAYMI
- the rpsO gene encoding 30S ribosomal protein S15 translates to MSEEINLQDYKMHETDTGSCSYQVASLTKRIKHLTEHLGQNKHDASSRRGLLAMVARRRKLLDYLKRESVEQYTTLIQRLGLRR